Below is a window of Halarcobacter anaerophilus DNA.
GAATTTCTTTTTAAAATCATATGAAAACTCAACTTTTCCGTCAATAATTCTATAGCCGTTTAGATTAAATCCTCCGGAAGTTGCCATTCCCACAACAGAAGGAATAGCTAAAAAAGGGTTGATTATAGCAGGAGAGGTATTTATTAAAATAATCAAATTATTTAATATCGCCAAATCTACAATTTTACTATTTGTAAAACTTATAGTTCCGTTTATTAAATCATCTTTTCCAGATGCACTTAAATTAACATTCCCGTCTTTTATTAAACCTTTTCCTAATAGAGCATTTAAAAACTCATCATTCATATTTTTTGCATCGACAATTATATTTTTGTTTTTATCTTTTCTATAAAAAAACGTTGTTGATTTGTTATTTAAAGAGATTTCAGTAAAATTTTTTTCAAAAATAAAATTATATTTTGTTGCTTTTGCTATATGTTTTTTATCTATTATAATATTTGAATTTTTACCCTCTATATAGTAACTTGTCGTATTCTCTTTTGTTCCTTCATCTTCATCATTCATATTAAAGATAACATCATAGTTTTCTAAAAACATCTTTATCTTTTCATTTGAAAGATCATAGCTTAATTGAAGTTTTTTATCTTTTGTTTTTAGATTTACGAAGCTTTTTTCATAACTTCCGTCAATTAGCAGTTTAGAGACTCTTTCTCCGTCTTTGGAAATAGGTAAATCAAGATTTAAGCCCTCTCCTTCAAAGTCGACTTTAGAGTTATTTAAATAAAGGTTTGCCCATAAAATTTTGTAAATATGCTCTTTATCCAATTTTAAAAGTGAATTATTCAGCTGAATATCCACATTTGGATACTCTTTTTTTGAAGAATCGTTTGTTGTTTCATATAAAAGCAGATCTATATCTTTTAATTTTAGAAGAGGTTTTTTGCCGTTTTTTAAAACAATATTTATATCATAGTTTTTTGCCTGTATAAAAGTAACATCATTTTTAACGACTCCGTTTACATTTAAATCTTTTATTTTTTGACCGTTTTTTTCAAGAGGAAGAGTTAAATCTTTTACATTTGCATCAAAATTAATATTATTTTCATCGTAAATATCAATCTTCAAATCCCCTTTTTTAAGATTTAGTTCTCTCAACAGACCTGAATAAGGATAAGCTATAGAGAGTTTTGGAATATTTATATTAAGAGAATCCTCATTTATCTGAAGTTTTGTTAACAGTTTTTCTAAAGAGATTGTAGTTTTATTTTTAAAATCTATATTTAAATTTGTATCAAAATCTTTTAAAGAGATAAGTTCCTCTTTCTCTTTTTTTATTTCAAAAGAGTTTATATGAACTTTTCCTTCTGCCTCTTTTTTTGAAGTATCTATTTTTAATTGCAAATTTGCATTAAGCATATCTTTATGTTCAACGGATGATTTTTCAATAGTAACTATATTGTCATTTAATACGACATCCGCATTATTGGCAAAAAATTCGAAAGTACCTAAATTTAAAAGTGCCTGTTCTACTTTAAAAGAGCCTTTTGCATGCATTTTTTTAGATGCCAAATACGGTATTTCCAATAATAATTCCGAATCTAAATTTCCGTTAAGTTGTTTTATGGGAAGTTTAATATCATAAGCTCTTAAAATTTCCAATATATTTTCATCTAATATTGAATCGGATTTCAAACTTACATGAACAATACCTTTTTTAAGACTTGTCAAATTAGTAATATAGACTCTGCTTCCGTAAAGTTTACTATTTGAGTACATCGGTTTATCCAAATCAAAAGAGAGGGTATCATTAGAATAATTAACCGTAAGTTTAGGAGTATCAACTGTTTTTACACCTTTATGAAATCTTATTTTTGCATTTTGGATTATAGCCTGCCCTTTTATAGAATTGATTACAGGTCTCTGTTTTTTTAAATCAAACCTTCCTTTTAAATAGTTTAGTTTTATCTTTCCCGTAACATTATCATACATCCACTCTTCTGCCGTTTCATCCAGTCTGAAAAAATCTTTTAGAAAAGAAATAGAATCTATTTGTTTATCTACATTTATATCAAAATCAAAAAAGTCTTCATCTGCTTGGGCTTTTAAAGAACCTTCAACATTTTTATAAATATACTCTCCTAAAAAGTTTGCAGACTCTTTTTTTAAATCAATTTTTATATCTCCGAAAAAGGTTAAATTCATATCTTTTAGATAAAGAGAATAAAGATTCAAGTTTATGATATTGTTTTCAACTTCCAAATCAGAAGAGATATTTACATATTTATTATCAATAAAAAGGTGATTTCTATCTAAATCAACAACAACTAAATTATCATTTATTTTCAGCTCTTTTACTTCGATTTTGTCAAATAAAATTAACAAATATTCTAAATTTGATAAAAGTTGCTGAACATCTTTTATAGAACTTTTTTTCTTACTGTTTTTGGTATGAATAACTAAATTTTGAGTCTTTAAAATGAGTTTTTTATCCAATTTTAAATAAAATTTCGAAACTGAAAAATTGCCCAAAGAAAAAGAGTCAATTTTAATACCCCAAAAAAGTGAAAATATTAATATAATGAAAAATATCAAAAGAAATAAAATAATAGCCTTAATAATTTTTAACATAATCGAATTATTCCTCATAGCATCTATTGCCGTACTTTTTTATTTAAATATCCCGCTAAGTTCAACGAAAGTGATATATATTCCCAAAGGTAGTACGAGCAGCATTATATCTCATTTAAATAAAAATGGTTATGAAACAAATATTATAGACAAAATTGTCGTACGAACTTTCGGATATCCTCAAAACGGCTGGATAGACTTAAAACAGCATTATATGACAAAAGGTGATTTTCTTTATAAAATTACAAAATCAAAAGCTGCACTAAGAAGCATAACTTTGATCCCGGGAGAAACTTCTTATATCTTTTTACAGCACTTAGCACAAAAATTTAATTTGTCTTTGGAAAAATTACAAAAAATATATGATCAATATGCATATAAAAATGATGGAAATATACTTGCCGAAACTTACTCTTTACCATATGGAATGAAAGAAGATCATCTTCTTTTTTACCTTTTTTCTCAAACAAATAAACATTATGAAGAGTTTTCAAGAAAAATATTCGGATATTATGATAAAAAAAAGTGGTACTTTTATATAACAATTGCTTCAATTATTCAAAAAGAAGCTGCAAGTGTAGATGAGATGCCTTTAGTTTCAAGCGTGATTTATAATAGACTTAGAAAGAATATGGCATTACAAATGGACGGAACTTTAAATTACGGGAAATATTCCCATATGAAAGTCTCTGCAAAAAGAATAAGAGAAGATAACTCTTCATATAATACCTATAGAAACAAAGGACTGCCTGCAAGTCCCGTATGTGCAGTAAGTTTAAATGCAATAAAAGCGGCAATTTTCCCCGTAAAAAGTGATTATCTATATTTTGTTAAAGATAATAAAACAGGTTTACATAAATTTACAAACTCTTATTCTACACATGTAAAAAATATTAAAGCAAACAGAGGTGTGAAAAAAAGTTACACAAAAAACAAAGAAGAAGAGACAAATATTGATAAAGAGGCTAAAAAAATAATGAAAACAGACGTTTCTAAGCAAAATCCCTCATCAATTAAAGATTTATGGAACAATATAAAATAATTTACTGTGAAATATTGAAACAGTAAATTTTTTGTACTAAATTAAACTAAAAGATTCAATAATCATAAACTCAAATACTGCTATTATAGTTTTATTCAAAATTTAATACTTAGGAATAGACATGTCAAAAATCATTTATACAAAAGTTGATGAAGCACCAGCCTTAGCAACATACTCTTTCTTACCTATTATCAGAGCTTTTACAAAAAGTTCAGGTATTCAAATGGTACAAAAAGATATCTCATTAGCAGGGAGAATTATCGCCAACTTCCCTGAGAATTTAACAGATGAACAAAAAATCGGTGATGCATTAGCAGAACTTGGAGCTTTAACTCAAGATCCTAAAGCGAATATTATTAAATTACCGAATATTTCTGCTTCAATTCCACAATTAAAAGCAGCAATCAAAGAGTTACAAGCAAAAGGTTACAACGTACCTAACTATGACGAATCAGAAGAGATTACCGCAAGATATGCAAAAATCTTGGGATCAGCTGTAAACCCTGTTCTTAGAGAAGGAAACTCAGACAGAAGAGCTCCTAGTGCAGTTAAAAATTATGCTAAAAACAATCCTCATAGAATGGGTGAATGGAAAAAAGATTCAAAAACTAACGTAGCGCATATGAATGCAGATGATTTTTACGGTACTGAAGTATCTACTACTTTAGATCATGAAGATAACTTTAAAATTACTTTTATTGGAAAAGACGGGACTGAAACTGTATTAAAAGCAGAATTACCTCTTGAAGACAAAGAAGTTATTGATGCAACAAAAATGAGTGCTAAATCTTTACAAGAGTTTTATCAAAAATCAATTGATGAAGCTAAAGAAAAAGATGTACTTTTATCTTTACACTTAAAAGCAACAATGATGAAAGTTTCAGATCCGATTATGTTCGGTTTTGCAGTAAAAGTATTTTTCAAAGACTTAATTGAAAAACACGGAGCACTATTTGATGAATTAGGTGTTAATTTCAATAACGGTTTAGGTGATTTATACTCTAAACTAGATCAAGTTGATGCAGATAAAAAAGCTGAAATCGAAGCAGATATTGAAGCAATTTACAAAAAACAACCAAGATTGGCAATGGTTAATTCAGCTAAAGGTATTACAAACTTACATGTTCCTTCAGATGTAATTATTGATGCATCTATGCCTGCTATGATAAAAGGCGGAGGTAAAATGTGGAATGCTGAAGATAAAGAAGAAGATACTTTGGCAATGATTCCTGATAGATGTTATGCTACAACATATCAAGTGGTAATTGATGATTGTAAAGAAAACGGTGCTCTTGATCCAAGAACAATGGGAAGTGTACCAAATGTAGGACTTATGGCTAAAAAAGCCGAAGAGTACGGAAGTCATGATAAAACATTCCAAGCTCAAGGTGACGGTAAAATTGTTGTTACAAATAAAGCCGGCGAAACTGTATTTAGTTTTGATGTTGACAAAGGTGATATTTTCAGAATGTGCCAAGCTAAAGATGCACCAATCAAAGATTGGGTTAAATTAGCGGTTAACAGAGCAAGATTATCAAATACTCCGGCAGTATTCTGGTTAGATAAAAACAGAGGACATGATGCTCAAATGATTAAAAAAGTTGAAACATACTTAAAAGATCATGATTTAACAGGATTAGAAATCTCTATCATGGCTCCTGATGATGCTATTAAATACTCTTTAAAAAGAATGAGAGAAGGTAAAGATACTATTTCAGTAACAGGAAACGTATTTAGAGATTATAACACAGACCTTTTCCCAATCTTAGAACTTGGAACATCTGCTAAAATGTTATCTATTGTTCCATTAATGCAAGGTGGAGGATTATTTGAAACAGGTGCAGGAGGATCGGCTCCTAAACATGTTCAACAATTTTTAGAAGAGAACTACTTAAGATGGGACTCTTTAGGTGAATTTATGGCATTAGCTGCTTCATTTGAGCATTTAGGAAATACTCAAGATAATCAAAAAGCAAAAGTATTATCAAAAACTTTAGACAAAGCAACAGGAACTTTTCTTTTAAATGACAAATCTCCTGCAAGAAAATTAGGTTCAATTGATAATAGAGGAAGTCATTTCTATTTAGCAATGTATTGGGCGCAAGAACTAGCTGCACAAAATGAAGATGCTCAACTAAAAGCAGAATTTGAACCAATAGCTAAAGCATTATCGGAAAATGAAGAAAAAATCGTAGCTGAATTAGTTGCACCACACGGTACTCCTGCAGATATCGGTGGATATTATCTTCCAAATGATGAAAAAGCAAGTGCGGCAATGAGACCGTCTGCTACATTAAATGCAATTATCGGATAATAATTTTTTTAAAAATTCAAAAAGGCAGGGATAAAATCCTGCCTTTTTTTTTATAAAAAATATACAAGTTATTTTAATTATACTAAATATAATTTGATATAATTAAAATAAAATTTAAAAAGAAAAAGGCATCGTCTTGATTAATAAAAAAGTAGGAATTATAGGTGTTGGAAATGTGGGTTCCACCCTGGCATACACATTAGCCCACAAAGGAATATGTTCTTCTATCGTATTAAAAGATATCAGAGAGAATGTAGTAGAAGCGATGGCTTTAGATATCTCTCAATCCGCAAATGCCGCTAAATCACACACAATAGTACATGCAGCAAAAACAGGAAAAGACTTAAAAGACTGCGATATTGTTGTTATAACTGCAGGAGTTCCAAGAAAACCCGGTATGAGCAGAGATGATTTACTTCTGACAAATGCAAAAATCATGAAAAACGTAATTGAAGATATAAAAACTCATGCTCCTTTCTCAATAATAATAATTGTATCAAATCCTCTTGATGCAATGGTTTATACAGCTCTAAAAACCTCAGGTTTCAAAAAAGAGCAAGTAGTGGGAATGGCAGGAATTTTAGATAGTGCAAGAATGAGTCACTTTATTTTAGAAAAGGTTGGTTTCGGTGCAGGACAAATAGAATCTTCCGTAATGGGAGGACATGGAGATAATATGGTTCCTCTTCCAAACTATTCAACTGTTGCAGGTGTCGCAATTACTGAAATTCTGACTCAAGGAGAGATTGAACAAATTGTTGAAAAAACCAAAAACGGCGGTCTTCAAATTGTTAAACTTCTTGAAACAGGGTCAGCTTATTATGCTCCTGCTCATGCAACATCTCTTATGGTTGAAGCCATTTTAGATAATAAAAAGAAAATTTACCCTTGTGCTGTTATGCTTGACGGAGAATACGGATATAAAAATATAGTTGCAGGTGTTCCCGTAATGTTAGGAAATAAAGGTGTTGAAAAAATCATGGAATTAAAATTGGATGAAAGACAGAAAGAACTTTTTGAAAACTCGATAAAATCCGTAAAATCTTTAATTGAAGTATTAGAAGAGAGATTCTTCTAATACCGAATTTCTCTTTTAATTTAAGAATTATTATCAAAGTTGCATATTTCCTACACATAAAAATGATATAATAACAAAAAATTAAAAGGATAAAATAATGAAAAAAACATATCAAGCAGAAAATATTTCATGCAATAACTGTGCAAATATGATAAAAGCTTCTTTAACTGACGACTTTGGAGAGATTGAAGTAAATCTTGAAGCTACACCTAAAGAGGTAACTTTAGATATAGAAAATGATGAAAATGAAAAAAAATTTATTTCTGAAATGTCTGAACTAGGATTCCCGATTATAAATAAATAAGGAGATATTATGTCAAAAGAGACAATACATCTAAATATCTCCGGAATGAGTTGTGTTAACTGCTCAAACGGTATTGAAAAGTTTTTAAAAAAGCAAGATGGTGTTGAGAATTGTGATGTAAGTTTTGCATCAAGTCAAGGAGACTTTGAAATTGATACTCAAAAGTTTTCAAAAAAGAAATTAATAGATAAAATCGAACTTTTAGGATATCATGTCCAAGAAGATGTCAAACATCTTGAAGAGGCTCAAAAAAAAGAGTTTCAAAATTTAAAAAGATTGTTTATTATCTCTATTTCTTTGACTATTTTAATCTTTGTTTTCTCTTTTTCAAATATTTTAAACGAAAATCTAAAAAACTATACTATTTTTTTAATAGCTTCTGTTGTTCAATTCTACAGCGGTAAAAGGTTTTATAAACTCGGATTTAAAGCACTAATCAATAGAAACTATGATATGAATGTGCTTGTTGCTTTAGGGACAAGTGCTGCTTATTTTTATTCAACCTTTGTTCTTTTCTTCCCTACTTTATTCCCTGAAAATTTAAGATTTCTATATTTTGACGGTGCAGCTGTTATTATATCTTTTGTTTTACTAGGAAGATATTTAGAAGAGAGATCAAAACAAAAAGCCAGTGATTTTCTAAAAAAATTAATGAATTTAGCTCCTCAATATGCAAATTTGATAGACAAAGAAAATAACATCAATCAAGTATTAGCCACACAACTAAAGATTTCAGATACTATTTTAGTAAAAACAGGAGAACAAATCCCTGCAGACGGAGAGATAATTAAAGGTAAAGCCGATATTGATACTTCAATGATTACAGGAGAGTCTCTTCCTTTGTTTAAACAACAAGGAGATGAAGTCTTATCAGGAACAGTTAATACAAACGGTGTTATTACTATAAAAGTAACAAAACTTGCAAAAGATACGACTCTTAGTAAAATAATAGATCTTTTAAAATCTGCTCAAAGTAAACAAATTCCTATAAGCAGACTTGCAGATAAAATTGCAAATATCTTTGTTCCTACTGTTATTATTATCTCTATTTTTACATTCATAGTATGGGCATTTGTAGGAAATATGCAAAATGCTATTTTAGCAAGTATCAGCGTACTTATTATCTCTTGTCCTTGTGCTTTGGGACTTGCTACACCAATTGCTATTGTAAGTTCGGTCAGCCGCGGTGCAAAAGATGGAATTTTAATAAAAAATCCCGAAATTTTAGAGATAATCAAAGATATAAAGTTTGCGGTTTTTGATAAAACGGGAACCTTAACAAAAGGTAAAATAGCCGTAATAAACACGGATATTCCCAAAATACATTTTAGTAAAATTCAAAATCTGGAAAAACTTAGCGAACACCCTATTTCAAAAGCTATTGTTGAGTATATGAACAAACAGGAAATTTCAAATATAGATTATGATATTGAAGATTTGGAAATAATAGCAGGAAGAGGTATAAAAGCTAAAATAGAAAAAGAGGAAATTCTTCTAGGTAACATACAACTTCTAAATGAAAACAATATTGAGGTTCTGCCTAAACATCTGGAAACTTACAAAAAATATTTAGAATTAGGAAACGGTGTCATTTTAGCAGCAATAGATAAAAAAACAGTAGGTTCTTTTATTTTGGCAGATGAATTAAAAGAAGATGCAAAAGAGCTGATAAATAAACTAAAAAAATTGGATATAAAACCTATATTACTTACAGGAGATAATAAAACAACTGCTAAGAAAATTGCAGAGCTTCTACAAATTGATGAAATTTACAGTGAAGTTATACCTACGCAAAAGTATGAGATAATAAAAGAGATACAAAAAAACGGGAAAGTTATGTTTGTAGGAGACGGTATTAATGATGCTTTATC
It encodes the following:
- a CDS encoding heavy-metal-associated domain-containing protein, with protein sequence MKKTYQAENISCNNCANMIKASLTDDFGEIEVNLEATPKEVTLDIENDENEKKFISEMSELGFPIINK
- a CDS encoding YhdP family protein → MGNFSVSKFYLKLDKKLILKTQNLVIHTKNSKKKSSIKDVQQLLSNLEYLLILFDKIEVKELKINDNLVVVDLDRNHLFIDNKYVNISSDLEVENNIINLNLYSLYLKDMNLTFFGDIKIDLKKESANFLGEYIYKNVEGSLKAQADEDFFDFDINVDKQIDSISFLKDFFRLDETAEEWMYDNVTGKIKLNYLKGRFDLKKQRPVINSIKGQAIIQNAKIRFHKGVKTVDTPKLTVNYSNDTLSFDLDKPMYSNSKLYGSRVYITNLTSLKKGIVHVSLKSDSILDENILEILRAYDIKLPIKQLNGNLDSELLLEIPYLASKKMHAKGSFKVEQALLNLGTFEFFANNADVVLNDNIVTIEKSSVEHKDMLNANLQLKIDTSKKEAEGKVHINSFEIKKEKEELISLKDFDTNLNIDFKNKTTISLEKLLTKLQINEDSLNINIPKLSIAYPYSGLLRELNLKKGDLKIDIYDENNINFDANVKDLTLPLEKNGQKIKDLNVNGVVKNDVTFIQAKNYDINIVLKNGKKPLLKLKDIDLLLYETTNDSSKKEYPNVDIQLNNSLLKLDKEHIYKILWANLYLNNSKVDFEGEGLNLDLPISKDGERVSKLLIDGSYEKSFVNLKTKDKKLQLSYDLSNEKIKMFLENYDVIFNMNDEDEGTKENTTSYYIEGKNSNIIIDKKHIAKATKYNFIFEKNFTEISLNNKSTTFFYRKDKNKNIIVDAKNMNDEFLNALLGKGLIKDGNVNLSASGKDDLINGTISFTNSKIVDLAILNNLIILINTSPAIINPFLAIPSVVGMATSGGFNLNGYRIIDGKVEFSYDFKKKFLDMKKIHTEGNGIDFDGFLSVDFVTSAVDGKLKLIFFKDYSKIVNYIPVINYVLLGDKKRVDTEVTIYGTLEEPKYKTNLVEEGVSAPINVLKRIFTSPIDLIKSLGGIGDDKEEEEKKEE
- a CDS encoding heavy metal translocating P-type ATPase, which gives rise to MSKETIHLNISGMSCVNCSNGIEKFLKKQDGVENCDVSFASSQGDFEIDTQKFSKKKLIDKIELLGYHVQEDVKHLEEAQKKEFQNLKRLFIISISLTILIFVFSFSNILNENLKNYTIFLIASVVQFYSGKRFYKLGFKALINRNYDMNVLVALGTSAAYFYSTFVLFFPTLFPENLRFLYFDGAAVIISFVLLGRYLEERSKQKASDFLKKLMNLAPQYANLIDKENNINQVLATQLKISDTILVKTGEQIPADGEIIKGKADIDTSMITGESLPLFKQQGDEVLSGTVNTNGVITIKVTKLAKDTTLSKIIDLLKSAQSKQIPISRLADKIANIFVPTVIIISIFTFIVWAFVGNMQNAILASISVLIISCPCALGLATPIAIVSSVSRGAKDGILIKNPEILEIIKDIKFAVFDKTGTLTKGKIAVINTDIPKIHFSKIQNLEKLSEHPISKAIVEYMNKQEISNIDYDIEDLEIIAGRGIKAKIEKEEILLGNIQLLNENNIEVLPKHLETYKKYLELGNGVILAAIDKKTVGSFILADELKEDAKELINKLKKLDIKPILLTGDNKTTAKKIAELLQIDEIYSEVIPTQKYEIIKEIQKNGKVMFVGDGINDALSIKQADIGVTLNSGSDISKDAGDIILINNELLAVAKSINLSIQTIRIIKENLFWAFIYNGIGIPLAAGILYSINGLMLTPMYAGIAMSFSSVTVVLNSLRLKLKKL
- a CDS encoding NADP-dependent isocitrate dehydrogenase, whose product is MSKIIYTKVDEAPALATYSFLPIIRAFTKSSGIQMVQKDISLAGRIIANFPENLTDEQKIGDALAELGALTQDPKANIIKLPNISASIPQLKAAIKELQAKGYNVPNYDESEEITARYAKILGSAVNPVLREGNSDRRAPSAVKNYAKNNPHRMGEWKKDSKTNVAHMNADDFYGTEVSTTLDHEDNFKITFIGKDGTETVLKAELPLEDKEVIDATKMSAKSLQEFYQKSIDEAKEKDVLLSLHLKATMMKVSDPIMFGFAVKVFFKDLIEKHGALFDELGVNFNNGLGDLYSKLDQVDADKKAEIEADIEAIYKKQPRLAMVNSAKGITNLHVPSDVIIDASMPAMIKGGGKMWNAEDKEEDTLAMIPDRCYATTYQVVIDDCKENGALDPRTMGSVPNVGLMAKKAEEYGSHDKTFQAQGDGKIVVTNKAGETVFSFDVDKGDIFRMCQAKDAPIKDWVKLAVNRARLSNTPAVFWLDKNRGHDAQMIKKVETYLKDHDLTGLEISIMAPDDAIKYSLKRMREGKDTISVTGNVFRDYNTDLFPILELGTSAKMLSIVPLMQGGGLFETGAGGSAPKHVQQFLEENYLRWDSLGEFMALAASFEHLGNTQDNQKAKVLSKTLDKATGTFLLNDKSPARKLGSIDNRGSHFYLAMYWAQELAAQNEDAQLKAEFEPIAKALSENEEKIVAELVAPHGTPADIGGYYLPNDEKASAAMRPSATLNAIIG
- the mltG gene encoding endolytic transglycosylase MltG codes for the protein MKNIKRNKIIALIIFNIIELFLIASIAVLFYLNIPLSSTKVIYIPKGSTSSIISHLNKNGYETNIIDKIVVRTFGYPQNGWIDLKQHYMTKGDFLYKITKSKAALRSITLIPGETSYIFLQHLAQKFNLSLEKLQKIYDQYAYKNDGNILAETYSLPYGMKEDHLLFYLFSQTNKHYEEFSRKIFGYYDKKKWYFYITIASIIQKEAASVDEMPLVSSVIYNRLRKNMALQMDGTLNYGKYSHMKVSAKRIREDNSSYNTYRNKGLPASPVCAVSLNAIKAAIFPVKSDYLYFVKDNKTGLHKFTNSYSTHVKNIKANRGVKKSYTKNKEEETNIDKEAKKIMKTDVSKQNPSSIKDLWNNIK
- the mdh gene encoding malate dehydrogenase encodes the protein MINKKVGIIGVGNVGSTLAYTLAHKGICSSIVLKDIRENVVEAMALDISQSANAAKSHTIVHAAKTGKDLKDCDIVVITAGVPRKPGMSRDDLLLTNAKIMKNVIEDIKTHAPFSIIIIVSNPLDAMVYTALKTSGFKKEQVVGMAGILDSARMSHFILEKVGFGAGQIESSVMGGHGDNMVPLPNYSTVAGVAITEILTQGEIEQIVEKTKNGGLQIVKLLETGSAYYAPAHATSLMVEAILDNKKKIYPCAVMLDGEYGYKNIVAGVPVMLGNKGVEKIMELKLDERQKELFENSIKSVKSLIEVLEERFF